A window of Methylomonas sp. 11b genomic DNA:
GTACGCCATCATGGACTTCCTCGACCAACAAAAGGCCGAGCAGGATCTGCAGGCAGAGGAGCCGCGTCATGAGCCGTTCTGAGTTTTCCCAAGCCCAGCGAGTTGTCGTCAAAATCGGCAGCTCGCTGCTGACCGACGGCGGACGAGGCCTTAACAAACAAGCGATTGCCGGCTGGGTCGCACAAATGGCCGCCCTCAAACGCCAGGGTGTCGATGTGGTGCTGGTATCTTCCGGCTCCGTCGCGGAAGGCATGTCCCGCTTAAAGCTAAAAACCCGACCTAAGACCTTGCATGAATTACAGGCAGCAGCCTCTGTAGGACAAATGGGCTTGGTCAGACGCTTTGAAGATGAGTTCCAGCTACACGACGTGCTGGCCGCGCAAGTACTGCTGACCCATGACGACCTCTCCGACCGCCAACGCTACCTTAACGCCCGCAGCACTTTGCTGACCTTACTCGATTTCGGTGTAATACCGGTTATTAACGAAAACGACGCAGTCGCTACCGAAGAAATCCGCTTCGGCGACAACGATACCTTGGGCGCCTTGGTTGCCAACTTGGTAGAAGCCGATTTGTTGATCATTCTTACCGACCAAACCGGTTTATTCGACGCCAATCCCAGCCTGAATCCCAATGCCAAGCTGATTTCCAGTATCAGCGTCAACGAAAGCCTGCTCGACGAAGTGGCCGGCGGCAGCATCAGCGGCCTGGGACGCGGCGGCATGTACACCAAAGTCCGTGCCGCCAGGCTGGCCGCGCGCTCCGGAGCAGCGACAGTGATTGTATCGGGCAAAATTGACAACGTCATCCACGCGGTATTCGACGGCAATGACTTAGGTACTTATTTAATACCAAACATTGCACCGCTGGTGGCTCGCAAACAATGGCTGGCCGGGCAATTGCAGCTGAAAGGCAGCGTGGTATTGGACGACGGCGCGGTAAAAATCCTGAAAGACGCCGGCAAAAGCCTGCTGGCAGTCGGCGTAAAGGCCGTGCAAGGCTCCTTTAAACGTGGTGATTTAGTGTCTTGCCTGGATTTACAGGGCAACGAAATCGCCCGCGGCTTAATTAATTACGGCGCGGACGACGCCAATAAAATTGCCGGCAAACCCAGCAGCGAATTCGAAATTTTGCTGGGCTACGCCGACGAAGACGAACTTATCCATCGCGATAATTTAGTGTTAGTCTGAGGCCGGACGACTTAGCTACTAGCCAAGTCGCCTGTCATCAATCTCAGGTATTCTGAATAACAATATTTGGAAACCGGCCGCTATAATCCCGCGCCCGCATCGCCAACTTGGCTGCCATCTTCCGTGCAATCGCTTTGTAGATTTGCGCCGGCCGACCATCCGGATCGGCCACCACTGTAGGCCTGCCGCTATCGGCATACTCGCGGATGTGAATATCCAGCGGTAAAGAGCCCAACAAATCCAGCTTATTCTTGATTGCCATCGCTACGCCGCCGCCTTGGCCGAAAATCGCTTCTTCATGCCCGCAGTTACTGCAAATATGCACACTCATATTTTCCACTAGCCCCAATATCGGCACATTGACCTTTTCGAACATCCCCAAGCCGCGTTGCGCATCGATTAGCGCAATATCTTGCGGCGTGGTAACAATCACCGCACCACTCACCGGAATCTGTTGCGCCAGCGTCAGCTGAATATCACCCGTGCCGGGCGGCAAATCGATGATCAAGTAATCCACATCGTGCCATTGGGTTTGATTCAGTAATTGCTGCAAAGCACCAGTAACCATGGGGCCACGCCAGATCATCGGTTGGTCAGGGTCGATCAAATAACCGATCGAAATAGTCTGCACGCCGAACGAGATTTTCGGCAACATACTTTTGCCGTCAGGGCTATCGGGCTTACCGGACAAGCCCAACATGGTCGGAATGCTGGGGCCGTATATATCCGCATCCAGAATACCGACATTGGCACCTTCCGCTGCCAACGCCAGAGCCAGATTCACGGAAGTGGTGGACTTACCCACCCCACCCTTGCCTGAAGCCACCGCAATAATATTTTTCACGTTCGGCAGGGGTTTTAATGCCTTTTGTACGGAATGCGAAACGATATTGAAACTAACCGACACATCCAGTTTGCCGACGTCCGGCAAAGTTTGCAGACGCTGTATTACCGCCGCCTTCAATTCTTCAAGATAGCTTTTAGCCGGATAACCCAACTCGATAACGACGCTGACATCATTGCCATCCACACTGATTTTTTTAACGGATTTTGCCGAAACCAAGTCGGTTTCTACATTCGGATCGATAAAGTGTTTGAGTAAATTTTCGACAGCCGTTTTGTCAATGCTCGCCATGCGGAACTCCGAAGTAAAGGGAAATAATAACCAAGTAAAATAGTGCGAATATGATAACACCTTAACAGGAAGCCATTAAATCCGCGCCATTGTTAAAAAATAGTTTTCTCTTGCAGAATAATGATTTATCGTAACGACTTAACAATTAGCCTTAACAGTTAATTCTTAATTAAGACTTAATGCCGCCTTAATCTGATTTTAATTTGGATCGCTTAACTTCAAACGTCCAGCTCCGTCACTATCCGCGCCTATCATAAACATGTCAGCAGTCATTCAAAACCGTACTGTTTCACCAATACCGCTAGTCTTCGTTGTAGCAGTAGTCAGCGCCCTGCTTAGCGGCTGTCAAAGCATACCGTTATTTTCCGACAACCAGCCGGAACACATCGTCTGGAACTCCAAACCGGACAATATAGCCAGTCATGAATTTAACCTGAGCAGTGACCAAGGCATGGTCGGTACGCTTGCCAGTATCAGCAGCCGCGAAAACGATACGCTGTCCGACATCGGCCGCCATTACGGTTTGGGTTACAACGACATTACCATCGCCAATGCCCATCTCGATCCATGGACCTTGCCCGCCGAGCAAACCGTGTTGCTGCCTTTGCGTTTCGTGCTCCCCGACGCCCCACGCAAAGGTATCGTGCTGAATCTGGCCAATATGCGCATGTTCTATTACCCCAAAAATCAAGCCAATACCGTACTGACGTATCCGGTGGGCATCGGCCGCCAAGGCTGGAACACGCCGTTAGGACAAACCCAAATTGTCGCAAAAAAGGCCAATCCGGACTGGACGGTGCCGGAATCCATTCACCGCGAACACCAGGCATTGGGTGACCCGCTGCCGAAAGTGATACGTTCCGGCCCGGACAACCCCTTGGGCAGTTATGCCATGCCTTTGGGTTTCAGCGGCTATCTGATCCATGGCACCAACAAGCCTTACGGAATCGGCTTACAAGTCAGTCATGGCTGCGTACAGCTATACCCCGAAGACATAGAAGTCCTATTCAACAAAGTAGAAGTCGGCACCCCGGTTCGTATCGTCCACCAGCCGTACATGGCAACCTGGCAAGATGACATGCTTTATCTGGAAGCCCACCGCCCATTAGACAAATGGGAAAAACAACAAAAACAGCTGCAAAAAGATATTCGAAAAAAATTGCAACAGCTAGCATCCGAAAAGCAAACAACGGTTGATTGGAGCAAAGTCGAGCGCATCTTGCAACGTGCCGACGGCGTCCCCACTCCCGTATTGCCGGGCAGTTCTGATCTACCCGAATTAACAGCCGATGCGGTGCAACTTGCCCATCCTGAGCAATTCTACGGCCAACCGGTCATCAACGAATTGAGCGACAGCGACTGGTCGATTCTGGCCGCCAGCTTCGAAAATGAGACCGACGCCCAAAAGCTGGCAGCCATGCTCAATCACCAAGGACCGCCGATTCCTGCCCGAAAAATTGCCAAAGATGGCGGCTTTCAAGTGGTAGCCGGACCGTTTAAGAATAAGAAAGAAGCCAAAACCGTAGCGCAACGCATCAAGCAGAATTTCGACATGGACGTTAAAGCCATAGATCCGAAACAGGCTGCAAGAAACTAAGTGCAGCCAGGACTTATTGCCGGCCCTGCAAGGACTGCCGCAACAAGGCCGACGCCTGCTCGGCCGGCACAGGTTTGCTGAAAAAATACCCTTGTCCGTAATTGCACTGCTGTCCACCCAAAAAATCCAACTGACTCTGATCTTCGACGCCTTCCGCTACCAACTCCAGCCTCAGCTGGCCCGCCATGGCCGAAATAGCCGACACAATCGCTCTGTCGTTGGCATCGGTGCAAATATCCTTCACGAACGACTTATCGATTTTTAAGGTATCGAGCGGAAAACGCTTCAAATAACTGAGCGAAGAATAACCGGTACCGAAATCATCCACCGAAATCCGCACTCCCAGCTGCTTGATCTGATTCAGCGTGTCCAGCGTCGTATCCAGCTTATGCATCAAGATGCTTTCGGTAATCTCTAACTCCAACAACTCCGGCGAAAGTTCGGTTTCTTTCAGCACATCCAACACCACATCCAGCAGCTGACGCTGATCTTGGAAACGGTGAAACTGCCGTCCGGACAAATTGACCGCAATTCGAATCGGCATACCGGCCAACTGCCAGGCCCGCGCTTGTTTGCATGCAGTCCGCAATACCCAAGCTCCTATCGGGACGATCAGCCCGGTCTCTTCCGCCAAGCCGATGAATTGATCCGGCATGACGATACCCAAGGCTTGATTGTGCCAACGGATCAAGGCCTCCATGCCGATGATGCAACCGTTGTCGATTTTCACCTGCGGCTGATAATGCAACACCAGTTCCTCCAACTCCAGGGCCTGGCGCAAATGATGCTCCAACTTCAGATAATACTGAGCGGCGCTGTTCATTTCCGGGGTAAAAAACTGATAATTATTTTTGCCCAGTTTTTTGGCGTGATACAAAGCAGAGTCGGCCTGCGCCAGCAACTCGTCAAACGAAAGCGAATTATCCGGATAAATACTGATACCGATACTGGCCCGGGAATAGATTTGATGCTGTTGAACCTGCAAAGGCTCGTTCAAGGCATGTAATATTTTGATGGCCACTTTGGCGGCGTCCAGACTATCTGCAATATTGGGCAGCATGATAATAAACTCATCGCCACCCATTCTGGAGGGCGTATCGCCTTCCCTCAAACAATCCGAAATTCGCTTAGCAACAGCTCTGAGCAATTCGTCACCCACGGCATGTCCAAAGGTATCGTTGATCGCCTTGAAGTTATCCAGATCGAGAAATAGAAACGCGATAATGTCATTCTTGCGCTGCGCTTGCGTAATGAACTGCAAGGCTCTATCGGTTAACAAAGTTCGGTTCGGCAACTCGGTAAGCGCATCGAAATGGGCAATGTAATCCAGGCGTTGCCGTGCACGTTTCACTTCCTCAATTTCCCGGGCGTTATCGATTACCAGCGACAATGAATGCGCAAAACTCAACGCCAACTCTTCATCGTTCTTGGTAAACAGCTCACCACTGTATTTATCGCTGAGATAGATACGCCCATACACCCGGCCTTGATGGGAAATAGGCACCGCCAATAAGGATTTCATCTGCGGATGATGCTGCGGAAAACCGGCGCTGCGCGGGTCCTTGCCCATATCCTCAAGCCGCAACGAGACATTTTCCTCAATCACGACCCCCAACAAGCCCCTGCCCTCCGGTAAATGCCCGATTTGCTGAGCCTGTTCGTCGCTGATTCCGGCATAAATAAATTCCTTCAACGCACCGACATTGTCGACAAT
This region includes:
- a CDS encoding L,D-transpeptidase family protein — protein: MSAVIQNRTVSPIPLVFVVAVVSALLSGCQSIPLFSDNQPEHIVWNSKPDNIASHEFNLSSDQGMVGTLASISSRENDTLSDIGRHYGLGYNDITIANAHLDPWTLPAEQTVLLPLRFVLPDAPRKGIVLNLANMRMFYYPKNQANTVLTYPVGIGRQGWNTPLGQTQIVAKKANPDWTVPESIHREHQALGDPLPKVIRSGPDNPLGSYAMPLGFSGYLIHGTNKPYGIGLQVSHGCVQLYPEDIEVLFNKVEVGTPVRIVHQPYMATWQDDMLYLEAHRPLDKWEKQQKQLQKDIRKKLQQLASEKQTTVDWSKVERILQRADGVPTPVLPGSSDLPELTADAVQLAHPEQFYGQPVINELSDSDWSILAASFENETDAQKLAAMLNHQGPPIPARKIAKDGGFQVVAGPFKNKKEAKTVAQRIKQNFDMDVKAIDPKQAARN
- the proB gene encoding glutamate 5-kinase, which codes for MSRSEFSQAQRVVVKIGSSLLTDGGRGLNKQAIAGWVAQMAALKRQGVDVVLVSSGSVAEGMSRLKLKTRPKTLHELQAAASVGQMGLVRRFEDEFQLHDVLAAQVLLTHDDLSDRQRYLNARSTLLTLLDFGVIPVINENDAVATEEIRFGDNDTLGALVANLVEADLLIILTDQTGLFDANPSLNPNAKLISSISVNESLLDEVAGGSISGLGRGGMYTKVRAARLAARSGAATVIVSGKIDNVIHAVFDGNDLGTYLIPNIAPLVARKQWLAGQLQLKGSVVLDDGAVKILKDAGKSLLAVGVKAVQGSFKRGDLVSCLDLQGNEIARGLINYGADDANKIAGKPSSEFEILLGYADEDELIHRDNLVLV
- the apbC gene encoding iron-sulfur cluster carrier protein ApbC, encoding MASIDKTAVENLLKHFIDPNVETDLVSAKSVKKISVDGNDVSVVIELGYPAKSYLEELKAAVIQRLQTLPDVGKLDVSVSFNIVSHSVQKALKPLPNVKNIIAVASGKGGVGKSTTSVNLALALAAEGANVGILDADIYGPSIPTMLGLSGKPDSPDGKSMLPKISFGVQTISIGYLIDPDQPMIWRGPMVTGALQQLLNQTQWHDVDYLIIDLPPGTGDIQLTLAQQIPVSGAVIVTTPQDIALIDAQRGLGMFEKVNVPILGLVENMSVHICSNCGHEEAIFGQGGGVAMAIKNKLDLLGSLPLDIHIREYADSGRPTVVADPDGRPAQIYKAIARKMAAKLAMRARDYSGRFPNIVIQNT
- a CDS encoding EAL domain-containing protein, whose protein sequence is MACDIVFAVFRDAPAEEFCGLATDHDISKHPNWIFADLVEHRPMLSVAPKLGVRKALGLMDENQLGALAVLNKGQFVGVVTRQSILEALLNRERQLLKETMRLKIAAETNHEQTVVWVERLAALNDAARSLLGVLAHTSIETELLQAGIDALCKLLDARYGAIGIVDNVGALKEFIYAGISDEQAQQIGHLPEGRGLLGVVIEENVSLRLEDMGKDPRSAGFPQHHPQMKSLLAVPISHQGRVYGRIYLSDKYSGELFTKNDEELALSFAHSLSLVIDNAREIEEVKRARQRLDYIAHFDALTELPNRTLLTDRALQFITQAQRKNDIIAFLFLDLDNFKAINDTFGHAVGDELLRAVAKRISDCLREGDTPSRMGGDEFIIMLPNIADSLDAAKVAIKILHALNEPLQVQQHQIYSRASIGISIYPDNSLSFDELLAQADSALYHAKKLGKNNYQFFTPEMNSAAQYYLKLEHHLRQALELEELVLHYQPQVKIDNGCIIGMEALIRWHNQALGIVMPDQFIGLAEETGLIVPIGAWVLRTACKQARAWQLAGMPIRIAVNLSGRQFHRFQDQRQLLDVVLDVLKETELSPELLELEITESILMHKLDTTLDTLNQIKQLGVRISVDDFGTGYSSLSYLKRFPLDTLKIDKSFVKDICTDANDRAIVSAISAMAGQLRLELVAEGVEDQSQLDFLGGQQCNYGQGYFFSKPVPAEQASALLRQSLQGRQ